In bacterium, the genomic stretch ACGGCCCTCGCGATGCGCGGCGAGACCGTGGACGAGATCACCGGGTTTGCGCGGGCGATCCGCGAACACGCGGTCGCGATCACGCCGCGGGTGGATGACCTGGTGGACGTCGTCGGGACCGGCGGAGATCGCCTGAACACATTCAACATCTCCACGACCACCTCGTTCGTGGTCGCCGGCGCGGGCGCGCACGTCGCGAAGCACGGCAACCGGGCCGCAAGCAGCCGGAGCGGCAGCGCCGACGTGCTCGAGGCGCTCGGCATCAACATCACCGCGCCGCCCGAGGTCGTGCAGGCGTGCGTCGAGGAGATCGGCGTCGGATACCTGTTCGCGCCGCAGTTCCACCCGGCGTTCAGGCACGCGATGGTGCCGCGGCGGGAGATCGCGATCCGCACCGTCTTCAACATCCTCGGCCCGCTCGCGAACCCGGCCCGCGCTCGGCGCTACCTGATGGGCGTGCCCGGCCCCGCGTACACCGAGGTGATGGCGAAGGTGCTCGCGGGCCTCGG encodes the following:
- the trpD gene encoding anthranilate phosphoribosyltransferase encodes the protein MPLRPAIAKVASHGHLTEVEAHQAMGVIMDGEATPAQIASFITALAMRGETVDEITGFARAIREHAVAITPRVDDLVDVVGTGGDRLNTFNISTTTSFVVAGAGAHVAKHGNRAASSRSGSADVLEALGINITAPPEVVQACVEEIGVGYLFAPQFHPAFRHAMVPRREIAIRTVFNILGPLANPARARRYLMGVPGPAYTEVMAKVLAGLGGERALVVHGEDGMDEISLAAPTRVSEMDAGEVRTYTITPEEFGFERAPLEALRGGTAEENAEISVGILQGGRGPRRDIVVLNAGAALVAAGLADTVADGIDLAVHSIDSGAAYAKLEALRLRTKFA